One region of Ahniella affigens genomic DNA includes:
- the folK gene encoding 2-amino-4-hydroxy-6-hydroxymethyldihydropteridine diphosphokinase: MTEVLLSLGSNQEPYRHLQAAATALRDTFGPVRFSPVYETAAVGFDGPAFLNAGAWLDTDWDVYRLDRWLHELEDALGRKRDVPRFSSRTIDIDIVFFGDAMLKGPGNLQIPRPELKHAFVLKPLTDLAPDFVVPGQGLSLRALWQQHPEAGAFYPAGHYALV, encoded by the coding sequence ATGACCGAGGTGCTGTTGAGCCTGGGCTCGAACCAGGAGCCATATCGGCATTTGCAAGCGGCCGCGACGGCGTTACGCGACACATTCGGACCGGTTCGGTTTTCGCCGGTGTACGAAACGGCCGCAGTCGGGTTTGACGGCCCGGCATTCTTGAATGCGGGTGCGTGGCTCGACACAGATTGGGATGTTTACCGGCTCGATCGCTGGCTGCACGAACTGGAAGACGCGCTGGGCCGCAAACGCGACGTGCCGCGGTTTTCCAGCCGCACGATCGACATTGATATCGTGTTCTTCGGCGACGCCATGCTCAAAGGCCCCGGCAACCTGCAGATTCCTCGCCCCGAGCTGAAGCATGCGTTTGTGTTGAAGCCGTTGACCGACTTGGCGCCGGACTTTGTGGTGCCTGGACAAGGCCTCAGCCTTCGCGCGCTGTGGCAGCAACATCCAGAAGCTGGCGCCTTTTATCCAGCAGGACACTACGCGCTGGTTTGA
- the folB gene encoding dihydroneopterin aldolase produces the protein MDIVFVDGLEVLALIGIYDWERRAKQPVVLDLEMAFDNRIPAATDQIGDTLDYKAVSKRLAQYIGDSQFGLVETLAERCAEIVLQEFGVRWVKLRLTKPGAVRGARGVGVQIERGQKPT, from the coding sequence ATGGATATTGTGTTTGTCGACGGACTCGAAGTTCTAGCCTTGATCGGCATCTACGATTGGGAGCGACGGGCCAAACAGCCCGTTGTGCTCGATCTGGAAATGGCGTTCGACAATCGCATTCCGGCGGCAACCGACCAGATCGGCGATACGCTCGACTACAAAGCCGTCAGCAAGCGCCTCGCACAGTACATTGGCGATAGCCAGTTCGGCCTGGTCGAAACGTTGGCCGAACGTTGCGCCGAGATCGTGCTGCAGGAGTTTGGCGTGCGCTGGGTCAAGCTCAGACTGACCAAGCCCGGCGCCGTGCGTGGCGCGCGCGGTGTGGGCGTGCAGATTGAGCGCGGCCAGAAGCCGACATGA
- the tsaD gene encoding tRNA (adenosine(37)-N6)-threonylcarbamoyltransferase complex transferase subunit TsaD, with protein MRVLGIETSCDETGLAVYDHERGLLAHRLFTQIDLHQAYGGVVPEIASREHVVKIVPLVRETLAAAGLRVGDLDGVAYTAGPGLAGALLVGAALARALAWALEIPSIGVHHMEGHLLAPLLEANAPKPPFVALLVSGGHTQLIDVQAIGAYELLGDTLDDAAGEAFDKTAKMLGLPYPGGPHLARLAASGRAGRFRFARPMCDRPGLDFSFSGLKTQVLLAWQKSDQSEQTKADLALGFEEAVTETIAIKCERALQQTGARTLIVAGGVGANQALRALLADLGRRHRFQVAFPRHEFCTDNGAMIAFAGALRLAAGHTDHGTLNVVPRWPLADLERV; from the coding sequence ATGCGTGTCCTTGGTATTGAAACCTCCTGCGATGAAACCGGGCTTGCGGTTTATGACCACGAGCGCGGCCTGCTCGCACATCGCCTGTTTACGCAGATTGACCTGCATCAGGCCTACGGCGGTGTCGTGCCCGAAATTGCGTCGCGCGAGCATGTGGTCAAGATCGTGCCACTGGTTCGCGAGACCTTGGCGGCCGCCGGGCTCCGCGTTGGCGATCTCGATGGCGTCGCCTATACGGCCGGACCGGGATTGGCGGGCGCGTTGCTCGTCGGCGCAGCGCTAGCTCGGGCCCTGGCCTGGGCACTTGAGATTCCGTCGATCGGCGTGCATCACATGGAAGGCCATTTACTCGCGCCACTTCTTGAAGCAAATGCGCCCAAGCCGCCCTTTGTCGCGTTACTGGTGTCGGGTGGGCATACGCAGCTGATTGATGTGCAGGCCATTGGCGCCTACGAGCTATTGGGTGACACTCTGGACGATGCGGCCGGCGAAGCGTTCGACAAGACCGCGAAGATGCTCGGCCTGCCGTATCCGGGCGGACCGCATCTGGCGCGGTTGGCGGCATCGGGTCGAGCCGGTCGGTTTCGGTTTGCCCGGCCGATGTGCGACCGACCCGGCCTTGATTTCAGCTTCTCGGGTCTGAAAACCCAGGTACTGCTGGCTTGGCAGAAGTCGGATCAGAGCGAGCAGACCAAAGCCGATCTCGCGCTCGGGTTTGAGGAAGCCGTGACCGAAACCATTGCGATCAAGTGTGAGCGCGCGCTACAGCAAACCGGCGCGCGCACCTTGATTGTGGCGGGCGGCGTGGGCGCCAATCAGGCGCTGCGCGCGCTGCTCGCAGACTTGGGTCGCAGGCATCGCTTTCAGGTTGCGTTCCCGCGTCACGAGTTCTGTACCGACAACGGCGCCATGATTGCGTTTGCCGGGGCCCTGCGATTGGCCGCCGGGCACACAGACCATGGCACCCTGAATGTGGTGCCGCGTTGGCCATTGGCAGATTTGGAGCGGGTGTAG